The following coding sequences lie in one Phragmites australis chromosome 8, lpPhrAust1.1, whole genome shotgun sequence genomic window:
- the LOC133927178 gene encoding vacuolar-sorting receptor 6-like — protein sequence MGGRVTWLAGLVAVPFLIVAVSGRFVVEKSSVRVLGPEHIRGHHDAAIGNFGVPDYGGTLTGVVLYPDKKATGCVEFDTKFKSKSRRPVILLLDRGECYFALKSWNAQRAGAAAVLIADNVDEQLLTMDSPEASPGTEYIDKINIPSALVNRAFGVSLKKMVQETAADGGQEEVIVKLDWRESMPHPDERVEYELWTNSNDECGPRCDEQMAFVRGFRGHAQLLERGGYARFTPHYITWYCPEAFRLTQQCKSQCINHGRYCAPDPEQDFGAGYEGKDVVVENLRQLCVHRVANESGHPWTWWDYVMDYKIRCSMKEKKYSKACAEDVVTALGLSLNKVLECMGDPEADADNAVLSKEQEDQIGTGSRGDVTILPTLVINNVQYRGKLERTAVLKAVCAGFKEGTEPRVCLSPDIETNECLRRNGGCWRDEATNVTACRDTYRGRVCECPVANGVRYEGDGYADCKAVGPGRCALNNGGCWSETRGHQTFSACSETALTGCRCPPGFQGDGHKCQDLDECKEKLACTCPDCHCKNTWGNYECKCKGNQLYIRGEDVCIANNMSKLGWFITILAVSCVAGVGIAGYVFYKYRLRSYMDSEIMSIMSQYMPLDSQNNENQPLRQHDSEALRH from the exons ATGGGTGGGCGCGTGACGTGGCTTGCCGGCCTTGTGGCCGTGCCGTTCTTGATCGTGGCGGTGAGCGGCCGGTTCGTGGTGGAGAAGAGCAGCGTGAGGGTGCTGGGGCCGGAGCACATCCGGGGCCACCACGATGCGGCCATCGGCAACTTCGGCGTGCCCGACTACGGCGGCACGCTCACCGGCGTCGTGCTCTACCCGGACAAGAAGGCCACCGGCTGCGTCGAGTTCGACACCAAGTTCAAGTCCAAGTCCCGCCGCCCAGTCATCCTCCTACTTGACCGTGGAG AATGCTACTTCGCGCTCAAGTCGTGGAACGCGCAgcgcgcgggcgcggcggcggtgctgatCGCGGACAACGTCGACGAGCAGCTGCTGACGATGGACAGCCCCGAGGCGTCGCCGGGCACCGAGTACATCGACAAGATCAACATCCCGTCGGCGCTGGTGAACCGCGCGTTCGGCGTGTCCCTCAAGAAGATGGTCCAGGAGACGGCCGCCGACGGCGGGCAGGAGGAGGTGATCGTGAAGCTGGACTGGCGCGAGTCGATGCCGCACCCGGACGAGCGGGTGGAGTACGAGCTGTGGACCAACAGCAACGACGAGTGCGGGCCCCGGTGCGACGAGCAGATGGCGTTCGTGCGCGGGTTCCGCGGCCACGCGCAGCTCCTGGAGCGCGGCGGATACGCGCGGTTCACGCCGCACTACATCACCTGGTACTGCCCCGAGGCGTTCCGGCTCACGCAGCAGTGCAAGTCCCAGTGCATCAACCACGGAAG GTACTGCGCGCCGGACCCCGAGCAGGACTTCGGGGCGGGGTACGAGGGGAAGGACGTGGTGGTGGAGAACCTGCGGCAGCTGTGCGTGCACCGCGTCGCCAACGAGAGCGGGCACCCCTGGACGTGGTGGGACTACGTCATGGACTACAAGATCCGCTGCTCCATGAAGGAGAAGAAGTACAGCAAGGCGTGCGCCGAGGACGTCGTCACCGCGCTCG GGTTGTCTCTCAACAAGGTGCTGGAGTGCATGGGCGATCCCGAGGCCGACGCCGACAACGCCGTCTTGTCCAAGGAGCAGGAAGACCAG ATCGGTACCGGGTCGAGAGGAGATGTGACCATCTTGCCTACCCTGGTCATCAACAATGTTCAGTACAGAG GGAAACTAGAGCGGACGGCGGTGCTGAAGGCCGTGTGCGCCGGCTTCAAGGAGGGGACCGAACCCCGCGTCTGCCTGAGCCCTG ACATCGAGACGAACGAGTGCCTGCGCAGGAACGGCGGGTGCTGGCGAGACGAAGCCACGAACGTGACCGCCTGCCGG GACACGTACAGGGGCCGGGTGTGCGAATGCCCCGTGGCGAACGGCGTCCGCTACGAGGGCGACGGCTACGCCGATTGCAAAG CGGTTGGGCCGGGCAGGTGCGCTCTGAACAACGGCGGGTGCTGGTCGGAGACGAGAGGGCACCAGACCTTCTCCGCCTGCTCG GAAACCGCATTGACCGGGTGCCGGTGCCCGCCAGGGTTCCAAGGCGACGGCCACAAATGCCAAG ATCTGGACGAGTGCAAGGAGAAGCTGGCGTGCACCTGCCCCGACTGCCACTGCAAGAACACGTGGGGCAACTACGAGTGCAAGTGCAAGGGCAACCAGCTTTACATACGAGGAGAGGACGTGTGCATAG CTAACAACATGTCGAAGCTGGGCTGGTTCATCACCATCTTGGCCGTGTCGTGCGTCGCAGGCGTGGGGATCGCCGGCTACGTCTTCTACAAGTACAGGCTCAGG TCGTACATGGACTCGGAGATCATGTCCATCATGTCCCAGTACATGCCGCTCGACAGCCAGAACAACGAGAACCAGCCTCTTCGCCAGCATGACTCGGAAGCTTTAAG GCACTAA